In the genome of Actinobacillus lignieresii, the window AAAATAGATCATAGTCTAAATAGGAGTAAAATCAAATAACCAATTAAACTTACCTATGCTATAAGGAGTGAATATGCAACAGATTAATCTCAGCCCGACGCTCAACTTCAGTCGTCTTATCCAAGGTTTTTGGCGTTTGGACAAATGGCAACAGACGCCGCAACAAACATTGGCTTTTATTGAACAATTATTAGCACTCGGTATTAATACCTTTGACCATGCGGCTTGTTACGGCGGTTTTACGACAGAAGAATCCTTCGGAAAAGCATTAGCGTTAAATAAATCGTTACGCGATAAAATGACCCTTGTGACCAAATGCGGCATTTTATATCCGAATAAAGCCCTACCGGAGATGAAAAGTCACCATTACGATAACAGCTATCGTCATATTATTTGGTCTGCGGAACGCTCTCTACAAAAATTACACACGGAACAACTTGATTTATTATTGATTCATCGCTTGTCGCCTTGTGCCGATCCGGAGCAAATCGCGAAAGCCTTTGACCAACTTTATCAGGAAGGTAAAGTGAAGAATTTCGGGGTATCCAATTATACGCCGGCTAAATTCTCAATGTTGCAATCTTATGTTAATCAACCGTTAGTGACCAACCAAATTGAAATTTCGCCGTTACATTTAAAACCGTTTGATGACGGTAGTTTAGATTTCTTGCTGGAAAAACGGATTAAACCGATGGCATGGTCACCGTTTGCCGGCGGACGTTTGTTTGATCCGTTAGATGAAAGAGGCGCAAGAGTTTCTCAAGCCTTACTGGAAATCGGTGAACAAAAAGGAGAAAGTCGTTTAGAAGTATTGGCATTAGCTTGGTTATTAGCCCATCCGGCGAAAATTATGCCGATTCTAGGCTCAGGTAAAATTGAGCGGGTGCGTACCGCAACCGAAGCATTGCAGGTATCGTTCAGCGAAGAAGAATGGATCAAAGTC includes:
- a CDS encoding aldo/keto reductase, whose amino-acid sequence is MQQINLSPTLNFSRLIQGFWRLDKWQQTPQQTLAFIEQLLALGINTFDHAACYGGFTTEESFGKALALNKSLRDKMTLVTKCGILYPNKALPEMKSHHYDNSYRHIIWSAERSLQKLHTEQLDLLLIHRLSPCADPEQIAKAFDQLYQEGKVKNFGVSNYTPAKFSMLQSYVNQPLVTNQIEISPLHLKPFDDGSLDFLLEKRIKPMAWSPFAGGRLFDPLDERGARVSQALLEIGEQKGESRLEVLALAWLLAHPAKIMPILGSGKIERVRTATEALQVSFSEEEWIKVYVAAQGFDIP